CCGCCATCCGGGGCCACCACGGCCTCGAGCAGATGCACCAGCGTATGGGCGACGCCATCGTCGAGCGCGCGCTCACCGGGCGGCGGCGTCTCGACGCGCAGGAAGGAGATCGGCCGCGAAATACCGAAAGACGCGACCGTCGCGTAGGCGTGCGCGAGCTGCAGCGGCGTGATCGACAGGCCGTAGCCGCGCGACATCGACGAAATGCCCACCGGCCGCCAGTGCGAGTAGTGAGGCAGCAAGCCGGCCGATTCGCCCGGATAACCGCTGGTCGTGACCTGGCCGAAGCCGAGCGCGGTCAACGTGCCGTACATCTGCGCCGGCTCGAGCGACAGCGCGACCTTGGTCATGCCGACGTTGGAGCTCTTCGCCAGGATGGTCGCGAGCCCGATCGCGCCCAGGTTGTGCGGATCTTCGAGTAGTTTGGCGCCGACCTTGATGTAGCCCGGGTTGGTGTCGATGATGCTGCGATCGTCGAACCGGCCGGAGGCGAGCCCCGCCGCCACGACGAACGGCTTGATCGACGAACCCGGCTCGACGATGTCGGTGACCGCGCGGTTGCGATAGACCTTCGCGTTGATCTGGTCGCGATCGTTCGGGTTGTAGGTAGGCTGGTTGACCATCGCCAGCACTTCGCCCGTGGCGACGTCGAGCACGATCACCGAGCCGGACTTGGCGCGCTGATCGCGGATCGCGGCCTTCAACTCGCGATACGCGAGGTACTGGATGCGCAGGTCGATGGACAAGACGAGGTTGCGCCCCGGCCGCATCGCGCGAATCTCTTCGACGTTCTGCACGATCTTGCCGTAACGATCCTGGATGACGCGCTTCGCGCCGTCCTCACCCGCCAGCCAGTGATCGAACGCGAGCTCGAGGCCCTCCTGGCCCTCATCGTCGACGCTGGTGAACCCCAGGATGTGGCCCGCGACTTCGCCGGCCGGGTAGTAGCGGCGGTACTCGCGCATGAGATACACGCCGGGAATCTCCAGCGCGCGGATCTTCTGTGCCTCCGACGGCTGCATGTGCCGCGCGAGATAGAGGAATTCGCGATCGAGATTCGAGGTCAGACGCCGCGCGATGTCGTTCTTGTCGCGCTTCAGCGCCTTCGCGAGGCGCGGCAGCTGGTCGCTCGCGAGCGCCAGCTCCTTCGGATTCACCCACACCGAATCGACCGGCGTCGAGACCGCGAGCGGCTCTCCATAGCGGTCGGTGATCGTGCCGCGCGTCGCCGTGATCTCGGCCACACGCGTGAAACGCGCATCGCCCTGGCCGGCGAGGAACTTGTGATCCTTGAGCTGCAGCTCGACCGCGCGCCAGGTGAGCCCCAGCGCACCGCAGACCAAGAGCCCGAGCACGAAATTCGCGCGCCAGCGGAAACCCCGCGCCTCGTCGCGCGGCGCACCCGCACTGCTCTCGCCACGGCCGCGGGGCTCGCGGCGTTTGCCCGGAAATACCTTCATGGGCGCGCGTTCACGGCGACACCAGCTCGATGTCCTTCGGCGGCGGCATCGCCATCTTGAGCTTGGTGCCGGCCACGTTTTCCACGAACGCGTGCGTCGACCAGGCGCTCTGCTCGAGCTGCAGCTGGCCCCATTCGATTTCGAGGTTGTCGCGCCGCACGTTGAGACGCTCGAGCTCGACGAACAACTCGCGCGCCCGGTGCTTGGAGTAGATAGCCCCGGCGGCCGAGGCGAGCGCCGCAATCCACAACACCGGCACCGCCAGCAGCAGCAGCTTGTTCGAGGGACCGGCCATCAGCGCAGCTTCTCGGCGACGCGCAGCACGCTCGAACGCGCGCGCGGATTGGCGGCGGTTTCCGCTTCGCTCGCGCGTGTCTTGCTGCCGATGCGTTTCAACCGCGGCTGCGCGGAATCCGGAATCAGCGGCAGGCCCGCAAACACCGGATCGACCGTCGAGTGGCCCTGGATGAACTGCTTGGCGATGCGGTCTTCGAGCGAATGGAAGCTGATGACCGCGAGCCGGCCGCCGACCTCGAGCAGGTCGAGCGCGCCAGCGAGCGCGCGCCGCAGCTGTCCGAGTTCGTCGTTGACGTGCATACGCAGCGCCTGGAACGTGCGGGTCGCAGGGTTCTTGCCCGGCTCGCGCGTGCGCACCGCGCGCGCGACGAGTTCGGCCAGCTGAAGCGTGCGCGTCAGCGGATGCGCGGCGCGGTTGGCGACGATGGCCCCTGCGATGCGCCGTGCGAAGCGCTCTTCTCCCATCGTCGCGATCACCTCGCGAATCTCAGGCTCGCCCGCTCGCGCGAGCCATGCGGAAACCGGTTCGCCGCTCGTCGGGTCCATGCGCATGTCGAGCGGGCCGTCCGCCCGGAAGCTGAAACCGCGTGCGGGGTCATCGAGCTGCGGCGAGGAGACGCCGAGGTCGAACAAGATGCCGCGCACGGCCCGGCCCGAAACGAGCCCCGGCACGCGCGCGGCGATATCGGCAAACGGCGCGCCGACGAGCGCAAGCCGCACTTCGTCGGGAAAACGGCGGTGGCCGGCCTCGATGGCCGCCGGGTCGCGGTCGAACGCGAGCACGCGCCCTTCGGAGCCGAGTGCCCCGAGGATGAGTGCCGTGTGACCGCCGCGCCCGAACGTCGCATCTATATATAGGCCGTCCGCTTGCACAGCGAGTGCCTCGAACGCTTCCCGGGCAAGCACCGGAACGTGTGCGTTCAAACCACTGCTCCTAACAAGCGGCTGTCAGTCCGCCCCCATTTTCAAACGCCTTTGCCACCTGGACACCGGCCGCACAGCGGATCGGCATCCCACCCCATTGACCATCACATCGACTTCCGACGCTCATGCGCCGGGTCTCAAAGAGTCAGCGAATCCAGTTCCGCCGCGAGCCCGGTCTCGGCCGCTTCGTTCGACAGCCACAGGTTGCGGCGCTCGTTCCAGCGTCCCTCTTCCCACAGCTCGCAGCGATTGCCCTGACCGACCAGCATTCCGCGCCGCTCGAGCAGCGCGAACTCGCGCAACTCGGCCGGCAACAGCAAACGTCCGTGTCCGTCCAGATCCAGCTCGGTGGCATGACCCACCATCAGCCGCTGCAGCCGTCGCGCCTGCGCGTGCAGCGACGGCAGGCTCATCAACTTGCGTTCGATCTGTTCCCAGTCGGGCAAGGGGTAAAGGAGGAGGCATTGATCCCGATCCACCGTGACAACCAGCTTTCCCTGGCTTCTTTCGAGTGCGTGCTCCCGATACCGGGTGGGCAGAACCATCCGGCCCTTGTCGTCCAAGGAAACTTTTGCTGCACCGCGAAACATGAATGAATAGGCGGGTTAAGCCCATTTCTCCCCACTTTTTCCCACTTGACGCCACTATAGGAACGGCCGTGGGCGCGGTCAAGAATTAAGTCACAGAATTTTCCCGTAGCGACAGCCACTTACGTCGGATTTGGGTTGTCGCTGTGCCATAACTTGGGCACTAGCCTCTTATCGATCAGTGGCTTGTCATCGCAAGCTCATACAGTAGGTCATGAACTTGTCCGCTGTATGGCCCCCAATCGGGACTTTCGGGCCGTTTTGAACCACTAATGGGTTAATTATCCGATTAGGGGCGTCATTGAGCCAGTGGTTCCGCGGTCGCGGGCGACCGGAAACGCCGTGCGTGGCGGCGGCCAAACACCGGCCGGCCCGCGCCGTGAATTTGCCCGCACCTAACAACCCGCAGGTTGTTAGCCGTGCGCGGCCTCTAACTAAAAGAAGGAGTCGGCCTGTAAGCCGGGTTCTGTCGAGGACGATCATTCCTCTGGAATCGCCGTCACCGGCGACCTCAAGCGGCCTACCCGGAAGCGCAGGGGGACACCCGCTGCCACTTGCGTGGCGACTTCCCTATTTGGCCTTGCTCCAGGTGGGGTTTGCCGTGCCGCCGAATGTTGCCACCGGCGCGGTGCGCTCTTACCGCACCGTTTCACCCTTACCGGCGTCATTGCTGACGCTTAGGCGGTTTATTTTCTGTTGCACTTTCCGTCGGCTCACGCCGCCCAGGCGTTACCTGGCACCTCGTCCGCAGGAGCCCGGACTTTCCTCCACATTTCGCGAGAAATGCAGCGACCGTCCGGCCGACTCCGCGCGCACCATAACGACATGCCTCATCGTTCACAAGCAGCGCGGTTGGGCGCGTGGGCGCTCTTCGACGAAGGCGCCCGGCGGCGCTCGCGCCGCTCAGTCGGGCTTTTTCGAAAGCTCGAGCGCCAGCGCGTACGCGTCGTTGCGCTTCGCACCGGTGAGCCGCGCCGCCACTGCCGCCGCCTTGCTCGGCGAGAGATCCGGAAGCAACGCGCGCAGCGCGGCATCGAGCGTCACGCGCGCACCGTCCGCAACGGGCGCGCGCTGCGCGCCCTCGACCACCACGGTGATCTCTCCGCGCGTGAAGTTCGCGTCGGTGCGCGCATTCGCTGCAAGCTCCGCCAGAGTTCCGCGATACACGGTCTCAAATACCTTCGTGAGCTCGCGTGCGACGGCCGCGCGCCGGGTCGCGCCAAATGCGGCGCTCATGTCCTCAAGCGCCTCGGCAATGCGATGTGGCGCTTCGAAGAAGACCTGCGTACGCGTTTCGATCGCGAGCTCGGCAAGCCGCGTGCGCCGCTCCGCAAGCCGCGCCGGAAGAAACCCCTCAAATGAAAACCGTTCCGTCGGCAATCCGGCAATGCTGAGCGCCGCAGTAATCGCAGAAGGTCCCGGCACGGCGACCACGGTCATGCCTTCCTGCGAGACGCGCCTCACCAGCTCGAATCCCGGGTCCGACAACAGTGGTGTGCCCGCATCGCTCACCAGCGCAATGCGCGCACCGCCGCGCAGTTTCTCCAGCAGTTCGCCGATGCGCTCGGTTTCGTTGTGTTCATGCAGCGACACCAGCGGCCGCGACAACCCGAGTGTTGTCAGCAATTGCCCCGTCCTGCGCGTGTCTTCCGCCGCGATCAGCTCCGCCGCCGCGAGTTCGTCGCGCGCACGCGGCGACAGATCGCCCAGGTTGCCGATCGGCGTCGAGATCACCGCAAGACGCCCCAAGTTCGCTGCCACTATACTTCTCCACCGCGCATCGCCACCGCCACCCGTGAAGGCTATTCGACGTATGACGGCTCTGCACAGATCATTCTCGCCCGGAATTTTTACGGCGTTGGCCGTCATTGCAACGGCGCTGCTGTTGGCCGGCTGCCCAACCACTCCGGGCCGCGGCGGGCCACCCAATGTCGATCGCGCCGAAACGCTGCTGCGTTCGGGCGACCACGCGGGTGCGGCCACTATTTATGAACGGCTCGCGGCTGAAACCAGCGGCAACGACAGCGTTGAGTTCCGGCTGCGCGCCATCCGCGCGTGGCTGGCCGCGGGCCGCGCCGCCGACGCCGATCGCGTGCTCGCCAGCCTGCCCGGCGGCCTCACGCAGCTGCAGGCGCTCGAACAGGGTCTGTTGCGCATGCAGTCGGCCGTGGCGCAGGGCCGCGGCGATGATGCCTGGCGCGAGATCACCGCGATGCAGACACCCAGCGCGCCGGCGGCCGCCGCGCGTTATTACGAAGCACGCCAGTACGTCGCGGTGGCAACCGGCCATCTCGTCGATGGTATCCGCTCCGAGCTCGCGCGCGAGCGCCTGGTCGGCCCCGGCGACGCGCGTATCGCGCGCTCGGAGTTGTTAGGCCAGCTGCGCGCCGCGGCCGAACGCGGTGTGTCGCTCAACCCGCCGCCGGGCAGCGACGTCACGATTCGCGGTTGGCTCGAAGCCGCATCCGTGGCCGCGGACAATGCCCGCAATCCGACGCTCGGAGCCACGCGCATGGCGTCGTTCCGCGCGCGTTTCCCGGCTCACCCGGCGCTGGTGGCGCTGTCGGGCGAACCCGGCGTCGGCATCGAAGAGCCGGCCGCGAAACTCGAAGCCGCGCCGCACCTGGCGCTCATGCTGCCGCTGGGTGGGCGCACCTCGCTGTCGCAGGCCGCGGCCCAGATCCGCGACGGCTTCATGACCGCGTATTACCAGTTGCCGGCGAATACGCGGCCGCGATTGCGCGTCTACGACACCGCCAGCGCCTCGATCGCCGACACCGTGGCGGAGGCGAGCGCCGCCGGCGCGGAATTCATCGTCGGCCCGCTGACCCGCGAAGAAGTACTCGCGACCGCCGACCTTCTAACTACCCGCCCGCCGCTGCTGGCGCTGAATTTCCTGCCGGGCGACCGCGCGACCCCGGAGCGTTTTTTCCAGTTCGCACTGTCGCCCGAAGACGATGCGCGCGCCGTGGCGCGTTACATAGGCGCCAGTGGCCGCCGTCGCGGCGTGGTACTCACGCCCGAAGGCGACTGGGGCACTCGTGTCGCCGCGGCCTTCGATGAAGAACTGCGTTCGGCCGGCGGTTATGTGCTGGGTCAGGCGAGCTACAACAGCGCGGAGAAGGATTTCACCCCGAGCATCATGCAGGTGCTGCGCACCGACGACAGCGTCGCGCGCCAGCAGCGTATCCAGGCCGCGATCGGCCAGAAGCTCGAATTCGAAACTCCGCGCCGGCGCCCCGACATCCAGTTCATCTTCGCGCCGGGCCAGTACGTCACTGCACGCCAGTTGCGGCCGCAGCTGCGTTATCAGTTCGCAGGCGACATCCCCACGTACACACTTGGCGACGCCTACGAGCCGCACCCGTCCGCCAACCAGGAGATCGAGGGAATGATGTTCCCCGACATGCCGTGGATGTTGGGCAACGACGAACTCGTTGCCGACGTCCGTGAAGCGGCGCGGCAGGCGTTCGGAGATTCCGCCGCGAAGCGGGGCCGGCTGTTCGCCTTCGGTTATGACGCGATGCGCGTCGCGTCCGCCCTGCAGCGGAACGGCCCGATCAATCCGCAGGGGCTCACCGGCACACTCAGCATCGACGCGCAGGGGCGTGTGCGCCGCGAGCTCGACTGGGTGCGCATCAAGGGCGGCGCACCGACGCCGCTGGACGGCAACGCAACGGCGGCGGCCCCCGCGCAATGATGTAGCAAGGCAGAAACGGCATGGATCGCCGTCAGACCGGCACGCTGGCCGAAAACAGCGCCTGCGCCTTTCTCGAGGCGCAGGGCTTCACCATCGTCACGCGCAATTTCCTGCGCCGCATCGG
This sequence is a window from Pseudomonadota bacterium. Protein-coding genes within it:
- a CDS encoding penicillin-binding transpeptidase domain-containing protein, producing MKVFPGKRREPRGRGESSAGAPRDEARGFRWRANFVLGLLVCGALGLTWRAVELQLKDHKFLAGQGDARFTRVAEITATRGTITDRYGEPLAVSTPVDSVWVNPKELALASDQLPRLAKALKRDKNDIARRLTSNLDREFLYLARHMQPSEAQKIRALEIPGVYLMREYRRYYPAGEVAGHILGFTSVDDEGQEGLELAFDHWLAGEDGAKRVIQDRYGKIVQNVEEIRAMRPGRNLVLSIDLRIQYLAYRELKAAIRDQRAKSGSVIVLDVATGEVLAMVNQPTYNPNDRDQINAKVYRNRAVTDIVEPGSSIKPFVVAAGLASGRFDDRSIIDTNPGYIKVGAKLLEDPHNLGAIGLATILAKSSNVGMTKVALSLEPAQMYGTLTALGFGQVTTSGYPGESAGLLPHYSHWRPVGISSMSRGYGLSITPLQLAHAYATVASFGISRPISFLRVETPPPGERALDDGVAHTLVHLLEAVVAPDGGGKQAAIPGYTVAGKTGTAWKATAGGYATDRYLAVFGGVAPASNPRLAAVVMIDEPGAGKYYGGDVAAPVFAGVVGGALRLLAVPPDAPVADETEPPASHRQVATR
- the ftsL gene encoding cell division protein FtsL, whose translation is MAGPSNKLLLLAVPVLWIAALASAAGAIYSKHRARELFVELERLNVRRDNLEIEWGQLQLEQSAWSTHAFVENVAGTKLKMAMPPPKDIELVSP
- the rsmH gene encoding 16S rRNA (cytosine(1402)-N(4))-methyltransferase RsmH, coding for MNAHVPVLAREAFEALAVQADGLYIDATFGRGGHTALILGALGSEGRVLAFDRDPAAIEAGHRRFPDEVRLALVGAPFADIAARVPGLVSGRAVRGILFDLGVSSPQLDDPARGFSFRADGPLDMRMDPTSGEPVSAWLARAGEPEIREVIATMGEERFARRIAGAIVANRAAHPLTRTLQLAELVARAVRTREPGKNPATRTFQALRMHVNDELGQLRRALAGALDLLEVGGRLAVISFHSLEDRIAKQFIQGHSTVDPVFAGLPLIPDSAQPRLKRIGSKTRASEAETAANPRARSSVLRVAEKLR
- the mraZ gene encoding division/cell wall cluster transcriptional repressor MraZ, coding for MFRGAAKVSLDDKGRMVLPTRYREHALERSQGKLVVTVDRDQCLLLYPLPDWEQIERKLMSLPSLHAQARRLQRLMVGHATELDLDGHGRLLLPAELREFALLERRGMLVGQGNRCELWEEGRWNERRNLWLSNEAAETGLAAELDSLTL
- the rsmI gene encoding 16S rRNA (cytidine(1402)-2'-O)-methyltransferase, which produces MAANLGRLAVISTPIGNLGDLSPRARDELAAAELIAAEDTRRTGQLLTTLGLSRPLVSLHEHNETERIGELLEKLRGGARIALVSDAGTPLLSDPGFELVRRVSQEGMTVVAVPGPSAITAALSIAGLPTERFSFEGFLPARLAERRTRLAELAIETRTQVFFEAPHRIAEALEDMSAAFGATRRAAVARELTKVFETVYRGTLAELAANARTDANFTRGEITVVVEGAQRAPVADGARVTLDAALRALLPDLSPSKAAAVAARLTGAKRNDAYALALELSKKPD
- a CDS encoding penicillin-binding protein activator; its protein translation is MAVIATALLLAGCPTTPGRGGPPNVDRAETLLRSGDHAGAATIYERLAAETSGNDSVEFRLRAIRAWLAAGRAADADRVLASLPGGLTQLQALEQGLLRMQSAVAQGRGDDAWREITAMQTPSAPAAAARYYEARQYVAVATGHLVDGIRSELARERLVGPGDARIARSELLGQLRAAAERGVSLNPPPGSDVTIRGWLEAASVAADNARNPTLGATRMASFRARFPAHPALVALSGEPGVGIEEPAAKLEAAPHLALMLPLGGRTSLSQAAAQIRDGFMTAYYQLPANTRPRLRVYDTASASIADTVAEASAAGAEFIVGPLTREEVLATADLLTTRPPLLALNFLPGDRATPERFFQFALSPEDDARAVARYIGASGRRRGVVLTPEGDWGTRVAAAFDEELRSAGGYVLGQASYNSAEKDFTPSIMQVLRTDDSVARQQRIQAAIGQKLEFETPRRRPDIQFIFAPGQYVTARQLRPQLRYQFAGDIPTYTLGDAYEPHPSANQEIEGMMFPDMPWMLGNDELVADVREAARQAFGDSAAKRGRLFAFGYDAMRVASALQRNGPINPQGLTGTLSIDAQGRVRRELDWVRIKGGAPTPLDGNATAAAPAQ